A single region of the Lotus japonicus ecotype B-129 chromosome 4, LjGifu_v1.2 genome encodes:
- the LOC130714805 gene encoding glycine-rich RNA-binding protein 3, mitochondrial-like, producing MALFGRLGNLLKHAVNRQIISSEIRSRFLATRSINKAASAPTSMLFVGGISPTTTDRHLDDAFSIHGDVYLATVKHTKVDGKPRQFGLVAFTTVECATRALQALNGQVLQGRRLRINYTKNSHSYMDGHHYDPPCSCHLCEFSDNFTLPTDGISSYRSKMKKVNYGCGDGLVLHQIIHSFGDETSPGSVASRFVIAVKASDSSSGGTTCIGNNSNGGHDGTWGLEHGRA from the exons ATGGCTTTGTTTGGTAGACTCGGGAACTTGCTTAAACATGCAGTGAATAGGCAAATAATTAGTTCAGAAATCCGTTCTCGTTTCCTGGCTACACGATCCATCAATAAAGCGGCATCTGCTCCTACCTCAATGCTCTTTGTAGGAGGCATTTCACCTACTACTACTGATCGTCATTTGGATGATGCCTTCTCAATACACGGTGATGTTTATTTAG CAACGGTAAAGCACACAAAAGTTGATGGTAAACCCAGACAATTTGGCCTTGTCGCGTTCACTACAGTTGAGTGCGCAACAAGGGCGCTTCAGGCGTTAAATGGTCAG GTCCTGCAGGGTAGACGACTCAGGATAAATTACACTAAAAATAGCCATTCATATATGGATGGTCATCATTATGATCCTCCATGTAGTTGCCATCTGTGTGAATTTTCTGACAATTTCACCCTTCCTACTGACGGTATAAGTAGTTACAGAAGCAAAATGAAGAAAGTGAATTATGGGTGCGGTGATGGTCTTGTCCTTCATCAAATTATTCACTCTTTCGGTGATGAAACTTCTCCTGGTTCCGTTGCTAGTCGTTTTGTAATTGCTGTAAAGGCCTCGGATAGTAGTAGTGGTGGTACAACATGTATTGGTAACAACTCAAATGGTGGACATGATGGAACTTGGGGGTTGGAACATGGGAGAGCATGA